From Brassica oleracea var. oleracea cultivar TO1000 chromosome C3, BOL, whole genome shotgun sequence, a single genomic window includes:
- the LOC106333168 gene encoding uncharacterized protein LOC106333168 isoform X1 produces the protein MEPSFSILNPKYKGKKGNKIKRTIDCPNGMVPIQRNTNEYVANGKYWAEKHSTPLTVESHETHFAGVRTQDKSPYHGLAAWMSVHDLNVSNDQISYTAIYVESGVNNKVNSIQTGWMVNPSLFGDNRTWSYGFWKGANGAGCYNTICPGFVQVSKTDLLSAPFPYPGKGQGERAVYTSILQDKITGNWWTTDVKYRGPDTHIGYWPKELFDLIANSVDMVGVTGAVRASSSGISPPMGNGLLPTEDEKASAHVKNLEILDSEFIVQESNKYNLEKVLDNNKCYGLKDGKKGISFKESILFTYGGPGGDSCGI, from the exons ATGGAACCATCTTTTTCGATACTTAACCCAAAATATAAAGGTAAAAAAGGAAATAAAATTAAAAGAACCATCGACTGTCCAAATGGAATGGTTCCTATACAAAGGAACACAAATGAATATGTTGCAAATGGTAAATATTGGGCAGAAAAACATTCTACTCCACTTACGGTCGAAAGCCATGAAACACAT TTTGCCGGAGTTAGAACACAAGATAAAAGCCCTTACCATGGTTTGGCTGCTTGGATGAGTGTGCATGATTTGAACGTTAGTAACGACCAGATTTCCTACACTGCCATATATGTAGAAAGTGGAGTTAACAACAAAGTTAACTCTATCCAAACTGGTTGGATG GTGAATCCAAGTTTATTTGGTGACAATCGCACATGGAGTTATGGATTTTGGAAG GGTGCTAATGGAGCAGGCTGTTATAATACAATATGTCCTGGTTTTGTTCAAGTGTCAAAAACTGATCTTTTAAGTGCACCTTTTCCTTATCCCGGCAAAGGACAAGGAGAAAGAGCAGTCTATACTAGTATTTTACAA GATAAAATAACAGGAAATTGGTGGACAACAGATGTAAAATACAGAGGACCAGATACACATATTGGTTACTGGCCAAAAGAACTATTTGATCTTATAGCTAATAGTGTGGATATGGTTGGAGTTACGGGAGCAGTCCGGGCTTCTTCATCTGGTATAAGTCCGCCGATGGGTAATGGTCTTCTACCAACTGAAGATGAAAAAGCGTCTGCACATGTTAAAAACCTTGAAATCTTAGATTCTGAGTTTATAGTCCAAGAAAGTAACAAATATAATTTAGAAAAGGTATTAGATAACAACAAATGTTATGGCTTAAAGGATGGTAAGAAAGGTATTTCCTTCAAAGAATCCATTTTGTTTACATATGGTGGACCGGGGGGAGATTCTTGTGGAATCTAG
- the LOC106333168 gene encoding uncharacterized protein LOC106333168 isoform X2 has translation MEPSFSILNPKYKEKHSTPLTVESHETHFAGVRTQDKSPYHGLAAWMSVHDLNVSNDQISYTAIYVESGVNNKVNSIQTGWMVNPSLFGDNRTWSYGFWKGANGAGCYNTICPGFVQVSKTDLLSAPFPYPGKGQGERAVYTSILQDKITGNWWTTDVKYRGPDTHIGYWPKELFDLIANSVDMVGVTGAVRASSSGISPPMGNGLLPTEDEKASAHVKNLEILDSEFIVQESNKYNLEKVLDNNKCYGLKDGKKGISFKESILFTYGGPGGDSCGI, from the exons ATGGAACCATCTTTTTCGATACTTAACCCAAAATATAAAG AAAAACATTCTACTCCACTTACGGTCGAAAGCCATGAAACACAT TTTGCCGGAGTTAGAACACAAGATAAAAGCCCTTACCATGGTTTGGCTGCTTGGATGAGTGTGCATGATTTGAACGTTAGTAACGACCAGATTTCCTACACTGCCATATATGTAGAAAGTGGAGTTAACAACAAAGTTAACTCTATCCAAACTGGTTGGATG GTGAATCCAAGTTTATTTGGTGACAATCGCACATGGAGTTATGGATTTTGGAAG GGTGCTAATGGAGCAGGCTGTTATAATACAATATGTCCTGGTTTTGTTCAAGTGTCAAAAACTGATCTTTTAAGTGCACCTTTTCCTTATCCCGGCAAAGGACAAGGAGAAAGAGCAGTCTATACTAGTATTTTACAA GATAAAATAACAGGAAATTGGTGGACAACAGATGTAAAATACAGAGGACCAGATACACATATTGGTTACTGGCCAAAAGAACTATTTGATCTTATAGCTAATAGTGTGGATATGGTTGGAGTTACGGGAGCAGTCCGGGCTTCTTCATCTGGTATAAGTCCGCCGATGGGTAATGGTCTTCTACCAACTGAAGATGAAAAAGCGTCTGCACATGTTAAAAACCTTGAAATCTTAGATTCTGAGTTTATAGTCCAAGAAAGTAACAAATATAATTTAGAAAAGGTATTAGATAACAACAAATGTTATGGCTTAAAGGATGGTAAGAAAGGTATTTCCTTCAAAGAATCCATTTTGTTTACATATGGTGGACCGGGGGGAGATTCTTGTGGAATCTAG